The DNA segment ttttgtatatctaagtttaaattgattgcctttgaagtgtattattgcataaagaATTAGGATTCACAAGAGAAAAgtaattaagtttaactgctttattgaaattattaggCGTTCTTCTTGCAGCATAGTTAGACGTAAAAAACGGACATTGTAAACCGTACATTTACAGCcgtggttgttttcgattgacAATGACTGATGTTTTCAACATGAGCAATACATCTCATGATAGCATACCTAAAACTACGAACGAAAAATATGTAACAGGTGAAGTCACGTATGTCACGTGGTAAATGTACGAAATGTGTCTGACATGTTTGAACGCATTTGTGGGTAACATTTTTGTGTTACGTAAACTACAATAGTATATACTTCCTCGGCTTATCAGATGATAGCGTTTTATTTCTAGCGAATTGCCTATGACAGAAAATTCACGCGCGCTAATAAGCCATGACATGCAGTTCTTACTTACGACCACTACATACGTTTCTTACATGTATAATTTCGTTTGCGAAGGCTCTCTTTGCCAAAAACAGACACAAGATTGCCCTAGGCAAGCTGATCCGAAAAAAATATCAGCAACCAGCAGAAGAGCATTATTCCTGTTGGTTTTCTATAATAATTCCTATGAGGAGCCCCAGGATGTTATAGTCATCGATGACGCAAGTTTATTTAACACATGTgcgtttttttcatatattaagCAAAGCTGTTACTTTCttccttttttctttaaagtgtTAAATTGCTGATTATTATCGGAAGTTATGGGAATAAACGTCTGTTAACGTCGGTTTTCACGCAGAAGGAGACTCCAAGACTGGAACATTAAAGATGCCAAGGTTTCGAATGACGTTTATCTTGGCAGACTCGCTGTTATATTGGAAAAGGCAGAGTTCTGTGGACGAAATTTAATCTTTCAGTGGTTGGTGTTTTTACGTAATTCTTAGATGGAAAATGCGTGTAATAGTTCCTGTAATTTGTTCTTACTTGTTTGCGCTGACAATGAAAATTGGACTTTGGGATAAATTCGTTTAATTGCGCTATTATAATATTTACGGAAGAGTTGAAATATTATCGCCATTATTCTTGTCGGAGATTGTTTTACCACACCGTAATGATAGtgttttgacaacttaattCGGGCAAAATGATTCCATtgtgaaattatttataaactgttCTGGAAGTACggtttacttaaataaaatatgtctgtGTCCGAATTcgtcaaaacatttataaacgtCAAAGGCAATGGTACATGATAGAACACTTAAACCCAGCACAGAGTTAAAACGAGAGTTATCTGTAATTGACACTAACGGCTTAACATTATAGACCCGTAAGTGACCGCTAAGCAAATAGACGACGCAGAAACACAAAACTCTGTTTGCATGTTTGATGTTTAATGGGGAGTTTCACGAAGATTAATTGTTTCACATAGCGGCTCGAATGACCATAGTGCGAAACACTGCATCGCGACAGCTTCGTTTATATTGTAAGTGGCCTTAAAATAGGCACGCGGCCAAGTGGACTTCATTAAACCTTGACCGGATATTTAACCAGTAGTTAAATagtgattttaaatatatagtgattttaaatataaagaattttAACTATATATAACCAAGTGGAAATGAAAATGTCCATGAACGAGTGAAATTgttgtgtaaataaaaaatcaagatTTAAATGTTTCGGCGAGAACAATACTACAAGTTATTTTTAACCTGTTAAAAGAGTATGTGACTTGTCgctttaacttattttatataagagGCATAATGGATCCACTGTTTGAAACAATGGTCGGATATTATCTAAACCTGTGTCTGCTCACACCGGTCATTCTTTTCGGACTAGTTGGAAACTGTCTGAGCATGTTAACGTGGGGTCTTGGCTGCCATAGAGAAACATCAACTGCTGTCTTACTAACAGCGCTAGCGGCAACGGACACTATCGTCCTCACAATGCCCGCTTTAGAAATGTGGGCGTATGAGGTTCTGAACTACTGGTTGAGATTACCAAACGTCGTCTTCTGCAAGATATTCGCCTGGGCTTCGTACTTTGGACCATCGGTCAGCTCATGGATTATTGTTCTCATCACCATGGAACGGTTTGTGAGTATTTGGTTTCCAATGAAAGTGAGATATGTGTGCTCTCGGTCTAAAGTCAGGATGTTTATCGTTGGAGTATATGTGGTTCTGGCTATTATGTATAGCCCATTTCTGTTCGTCACGGACTTACGACCCGATCGCGACAATTTGACAGCGTTCAGCAATACCACGTGCAGAATGGATCGGCCGAATGGaacattctttaaatattttttcccGGTTTGGATGTGGCTGGATATGATTGTGTTATTTATAGTACCATTTTTCTTCGTCGTGTGcggaaacattttgattttgtacaAGCTGATAAAAAGTCGGAAAATTCACCGGAAAGGTGGACTGCAAGCGTCAACGAGAACAAAAGTAGCGAACGCCTTCACTATCCGCGCTATAGCCATCAGCATAAGTTTACTCGTCTGTCTGTTTCCGGTCTCTATACAGGAAGTATACAACGCCCACATAGGCAGCAGTCCGGCGGGTTTGGTTTACGTGATAGTGAGGATTTTATTGTACGCGAACAGTGCCTTTAATTTCATCTTATATTGTGCTATAGGGTCGGGGTTCAGAAAAGACATGAAGGCTGTGTTGATGACGCTGTGTACGAGAAAGAAGGTTAGAATTCTCAATGCCGATGGGAATATGAGTACACATTTTAGTAGAGTTCAAACTGATCCCACATAGAAATTCATAAGTGTCTTTTGTGTGATCAATTCACGTTCTTTGCATCTTTTTGCCATAATTGTATGTGAAATCCCCTTTTCTGTCTTAATTTTATAAACGAAATCAAACTTATATGTGATTCGTAAAACAAGAATGCCTGTACGCATATCAGCGAAGGAAAGATAAGAATTGTACCCGAGcctttgtttttgttcttttaaaaaaatagtaaatataactattttgagaacatttcttttatataaagtCATACcaaattgttgttattgttagcACCAATTCTTAGTACGAAAACCTTTCTAGCTATTCTGAAAAATCAAACGAAGCCGGGACCGACAAAAAAAGGTAACTAAATCAAATGAGTGAGATATTATGTGGAATATAGTCAACAGAGCTTTCTAAGTCTATTCTGGACCATTTTCTCAATTGCTTTATAGATTTCCACTGCAAAATGAGttcaaatataacttttaagtgTGTTGATCATGGGAATCACACAGAATGCATCATTTTCTTTACGAAATGCCGAGAATACTAGTACAGAGAATAGTAGTATAATACATAAATTTACACTTGTGTTCTGTAGTCGGAactaaaacaaaagaaaaataaaaaaattcggcAAGATCGTTGATCATAtcaaatgttgatgtttttcgATCGGGAAGCCCAAAACCTATCCATCCACAGACGCTAAACATAGAAACAATTGGGTACGGCATAATCGTGGTTCATAAGACTTCATAGTCGTATTCattaacgtcttgagtctgaattTCAGACTCAGACTGAGAAGTCTGAATACTTAAATgtgtcaaaatatccataatgtaactaattttgacaaaagttgGGTGCCTGGTTGTAGAACATATTATTTGTGACAGAGACAGCATTGCGATACGGTTACACAAAACTGTAATATTAAGCATTATTGAAGCTGAAACATTGGTTGATAATAAATAAAGCGCTGCCTGagaattttatcataaattatcTTGGAGCTAAAAGTATCAATGAAAGCATTAATGCACCGTACCGGATTCAGGTATTCACGttcaattattatttgattacaGTTGTCACATAATCGTTGAGGTTTTGGTAAATGTATGTATCGACCACGTTTATATGTAAATTTCGTGATAAAACTATCTAGTACGAAATAATTGAACACACTTGCTATAAAGTATGAACATGTCAAAGCataacttcttttttttctttttttcttttttctttatggaacttaaaatgaataacataatTAACTAGTTTCGGGATCTTGACTTGCTCTAGATCTTATATTTGAATTTCTTAGATTCatataagaaacattttaaaagtatattcatGGCCATGAAAATGCATGAATCGTTTATCTGTTTACGTCGTCACCATACATtaccaaatcatttttatactaagtttcataaaagtaataatataatatatgcaaTGGGAAATACGAATCTGCTTTCAGATAACGGCTTTTAtaatatacccatcataaatccatacgcaatacatatcgcaaaatacgacagtccgtattccactccagtgcaatacggccgtattccactcttgtgacgtgacgtcataacaggtatcgttgcgcgatctttaaatgacgtcatacaacaaaatagtgcgtcgttaaaatggcatttattttgaaaacctgtggcttttaagtgatctaaccagtaatgtatataataaaagggttattagtactgcgttttgatcctaAATATTGTATTCGACactcgtggatttttgcagattttgatttcactcggctaGCGCCCCGTGAAATTCGAATCTGCAAAagtccactcgagtcgaatacaacctcccggatcaaaacgcggtattaataacccttttattatatacattactggttagatcacttaattttttgtttttataaagtttcattaacgcaaaaaatgtatatttctgtCCATATGagacaaatataataaaaaaattttttataattatgaggCTATTAATATCAATGTCTAAAGTATGCGTTGAACCCAGATTTACTGTTTCTACTTGACACTGCTGGAGTTACTTGACATGCTACGACTTTATATTACtaacattaaaacttactaagtACTCATGGCTGGTTACGATAAATGTGACTTTCTATAATGTGGAGAAATGTATTAACTAGTCATTATAAATGAGTATTAACTAGTAATTATAAATGAGTGCCTAATATTGTATGTACTCATGTAAATGAAGGTTGTCATTTTTAATcgaatgttatgtttttgttaatttcaataaagttgaaaatatgAGCGTATTATTATCTCTTATGCTGCCGTTAaagcaatcggaacacctcggccataaTCAAACCGAAATgacgaagcttgccggagatggccgagtggTTACGATTGCCGTTAAGGGGCAAATGACACCaaatagaaaatgaatacacatgccttatttctttcaattaacacacgacagtgaatcaaagcatagTTCTACGATCTCTGACCATTGGCTACCTTAcatatttataggttttgaagctgaatgatTTGTAATTCAAAAAACACGCTGAACATGCTAGATCTACTTGAtttcgttgtttttttacattttcaacattgtttGTACCCCTAcaccattcggaacacctcggccatttttatcgaaaacaagctcggatgtatgccggttcatcagttaaagtagttcgtatttttttaattacatcattaattaaatgtagtgttttagagttgtataaATTCATCTATactattgcaaacataatagaTCCCCAAGAGTTAAGGCAtaaactgctaaataaaataactacgcgatctacttgtcccactttttgagtatgtaaaccgtccaaatacatccgcggttgtttcgataaaaatggccgaggagctccggaTGCCCCTACACCGGATTTGGTCCCTTTATcgaatacatatttattatttcaaccaATTTATTTCTTCTGATAAGAAACGtaacttttttctaattttttcttctttcttttctttttctgtgATTAGTACACTTGTGAAACTTTCTCCCATATATTGTGTCAGGGTCgggaagaaataaaaaaaaagaaaataagacaTATGAAAAACCTCCTTGTTGAAATAGTTAATACTTAATATCTTATAAAGCCCATTGTgctttatatattatgtatgctaATGTTGTCCCTATGTGGGGACCTTATGCTTTTGTGgaataaaagttgaaagttgaAAAAGTAAATCTTTGCATTTCCAGTTCTTGGCATCATTATGCTTTACGGTAAATTCAATCAGGGAAAGAAcgtgtgttttatttattatgagaCCCATTTCATCCAAATGTGGCTCATCGAAAGACGAATGCAGTAGTGTTCGCAATCGTAACAGCTCgaccatctccggcaagcttcgggatATATCTCGTAAAtaggctttaaagctgcactctcacagattgaacgttttgacaacattttttttatatttttgtcttgattccagccaatttatgcgaaaatgcatggaaaccagtaatataagactggtgacaaaataaAAGAGATCACATATGCTATATTTAAGTTCACAAATtgatgttgtatgcatttttcttaaaccgctagtaacgcttttagccctggaacattaacattaattttcgaacggaaatacggaaatctgcgatctgatcttttgtcagcagtcttttacctttggtttgcagatatttgtgcaaaagtttgctcattccaagacaaaaaataaaataaaagttgtaaaaacggtacaTCAATGAGAGTGCAGGTTTTTAAGATATCTGAAAATGTTATAAGGCCGCCGGCGATTAACTCAATTATCATTACGATAAGCAGAACCGTTCGATTacgtaaaaaatgtatttaaatgaatgattttgaaTCGTGTCTTTAActttaaacttgatttaatGTCACTATTTGTCCATTTGACGATTGAAAACACATACGATCAATACGCCTCCATAATATGCTATAAGACCCGTATTATTTTAGAGGTAATatctgttggataatggccgaggcgTTTTAATTGTAGTCTCTGTCTGACTGAAACTGTTCAATGACAGCAACAATTACGGGGGAAATGGGTTTTTACCTTCCAgctggccccgcagtgccgagtgaatgcagtggttttgttttcgcgccgaaaatagcgagGAATTGGCCCTACCTTGGATGTCCCCGGTGTCCCCCCGTGGGGgagcgtggtaacaattgactggtgcattagtccTTCATCGTCAACGCTTCCTCTTACCGACTAAAGCGCATTCTATTTTCAATAATCGTTAACAAATCTAGCCCGTTTATCGGACCAACATTTGGCCACGGGGTAAATTTAAACCATCACTACACTTGAGGCAAGTTCACCCCCGTGGGTATTGCGTTTACATGCACATATATGCCCCTGGGGTTAATTTGTCAACGAGGATATATCTCGTTATGTAAACACGGTAATACATACTGAATGTTTGAGATCAacataaagtttcaaaacttTATGAACTGACCAAAGCATTTTAACAGTTAAACATAAGCTATGTATAGTAAGCTTTTAACCGACATACAAAACTTTAGGTATTGATAAAACGGTGTACAAATGTTCATAACGGAGATTTTCGCGGAAGGTTGTTACTTACAGTTCACGGAGTTTTATATTTATGGCCCAGAAATATCGTGTCAGTGTGCACATAAAAGGAgattatttataatcatataaaaaaaaacaatacattgacaTGTGTTGTAGGGAGTGTAGTCTGAGGCTTGGagatttgtataaattatatatctttatatgtatttaaaagcaataactTCGTTGTTACTTTCTTTCACAAAACTGATCAAATCGATTTAAACATCGatgtaataaattatatctCAGCCTCACTATTGCCACAAACAGGTGCTTTTGAACAGTGGTAATGCTTTCGAAACTTGTCTAAAATAATAGCTGATGTTTAAGAACGTTAATATAAATTGCTGGTTATGCACTTAAACTACTAGGGTGATGAATTACGTTTATtaacatcggttgtgacccgtgatgacccatgtgagaacccctttctAGTCACATGATAACTCAACCTGATTACCAAGATTTTGCAAGTGCAGTCGGTCGGCAAATCTCGTTGGAGCGATGTTTCGCGACAGTGCGTCGTCTTGTAAACATTGCAGTCGGTCGGCCAATCTCGTTGGAGCGATGTTCCGCCGCAGTGTGTGGTCTTGTGAACATTGCAGTCGGTCGGCCAATCTCGTTGGCGCAATAGTCAGCCGCAGTGTGTGGTCTTATGAACATTGCAGTCGGTCGGCCAATCTCGTTGGCGCGATAGTACGCCGCAGTGTGTTGTCCTGTGAACATTGCAGTCGGTCGGCCAATCTCATTGGCGCGATGGTCCGCCGCAGTGTGTGGTCTTATGAACATTGCAGTCGGTCGGCCAATCTCGTTGGCGCGATGGTCCGCCGCAGTGTGTTGTCTTGTGAACATTGCAGTCGGTCGGCCAATCTCATTGGCGCGATGGTCCGCCGCAGTGTGTGGTCTTATGAACATTGCAGTCGGTCGGCCAATCTCGTTGGCGCGATGGTCCACCGCAGTGTGTTGTCTTGTGAACATTGCAGTCGGTCGGCCAATCTCGTTGGCGCGATGGTCCGCCGCAGTGTGTTGGTAATGTGAACATTGCAGTCGGTCGGCCAATCTCGTTGGCGCGATAGTACGCCGCAGTGTGTTGTCCTGTGAACATTGCAGTCGGTCGGCGAATCTCGTTGGCGCGATGGTCCGTCGCAGTGTGTGGTCTTTTGTACATTGCAGTCGGTCAGCCAATCTCGTTGGCGCGA comes from the Mya arenaria isolate MELC-2E11 chromosome 13, ASM2691426v1 genome and includes:
- the LOC128215267 gene encoding probable G-protein coupled receptor 139; protein product: MDPLFETMVGYYLNLCLLTPVILFGLVGNCLSMLTWGLGCHRETSTAVLLTALAATDTIVLTMPALEMWAYEVLNYWLRLPNVVFCKIFAWASYFGPSVSSWIIVLITMERFVSIWFPMKVRYVCSRSKVRMFIVGVYVVLAIMYSPFLFVTDLRPDRDNLTAFSNTTCRMDRPNGTFFKYFFPVWMWLDMIVLFIVPFFFVVCGNILILYKLIKSRKIHRKGGLQASTRTKVANAFTIRAIAISISLLVCLFPVSIQEVYNAHIGSSPAGLVYVIVRILLYANSAFNFILYCAIGSGFRKDMKAVLMTLCTRKKVRILNADGNMSTHFSRVQTDPT